CCTACTTGGTCCAGGGCATAGGGCCCTATCTGCTCTTCGTCGCCTTCGACCGCAGCGAGCGGGTGACCTTCGTTTCCTTCAGCGCCACCTGATTCGCTCACTTCACACTTTTCACATTCCGCTTCGCGCTCAAAATCCGCCCATATGCGCATTGTCCACGCCGCCAACCTCCAGCTCGACAAGGATGGGGCGCATTTGTGGAACCAGGACCAGAAAATCCACCACGGTTTGATCCGGCTGGGGCACTTCGTGTATCCTTTTTCGATCAATGACCGGGCGCGCATGCTCTCTCCGACGAAGAGCAAGACCTTCGGCAAGGGGCGCGCGAACAAGGCTCTCATCGAGACCTGCCGGAATGTCCATCCGGATCTGCTGATCCTGGGACACGCGCAATACATCACCACGGAGACACTACGGGAAATCCGCAGAATCTTGCCGCAGATGCGGATCGGCCTTTGGTATGTGGACCCGCTTTGGGATGCGGAGGATACACAGCATCTCCGGGACCGATTGGAAGTTCTGGATGCATTGTTTTGCTCGACTGGCGGACCTTTGTTGGAGGCTCTCGCGGCCCCGAATTGCCCTACGGCATTCATCCCGAGCGCGGTGGATGCGGGAATCGAATGCCATCGCGCCTTCGAAACCCCGGAGGCGGAGATCCAGCATGACTTGCTCTTCTTCGGCAGGGACAAGGGCGAGCCGGGGCGCCGGGCTTTTCTACAGGATCTGAGGTCCCAGCTTCCCGATCTCCGGGTCGGCTACTACGGCTGCCTGGATCACCCCGGGATCTTCGGATGGGAGAAGGAGCAAATCATCCGTCGCTCCAAGATCGCGCTGAACCTTTCCCGCCGAACCGATGTCGAACTCTACTCGTCCTCCCGCATTGCCGAGCTGATGGGCAATGGGATCCTGACCCTTACTCCCCGTGGTGCAGGACTGGAGGGCCTGTATGCCGAGGATGAGATCATCTATTTTGACGGTGCCGGGGATCTCGCGGAGAAAGTACGATACTTCTCGTCGCACGCCGACGAGCGGATCGCCATCGCCCGGAAGGGCTGGGAGCGCAACC
This portion of the Luteolibacter luteus genome encodes:
- a CDS encoding glycosyltransferase, whose protein sequence is MRIVHAANLQLDKDGAHLWNQDQKIHHGLIRLGHFVYPFSINDRARMLSPTKSKTFGKGRANKALIETCRNVHPDLLILGHAQYITTETLREIRRILPQMRIGLWYVDPLWDAEDTQHLRDRLEVLDALFCSTGGPLLEALAAPNCPTAFIPSAVDAGIECHRAFETPEAEIQHDLLFFGRDKGEPGRRAFLQDLRSQLPDLRVGYYGCLDHPGIFGWEKEQIIRRSKIALNLSRRTDVELYSSSRIAELMGNGILTLTPRGAGLEGLYAEDEIIYFDGAGDLAEKVRYFSSHADERIAIARKGWERNHRDYSGTEIARFIVNLTLRDPAWVTAPWSSHVFEK